One genomic segment of Ricinus communis isolate WT05 ecotype wild-type chromosome 5, ASM1957865v1, whole genome shotgun sequence includes these proteins:
- the LOC8276011 gene encoding inositol hexakisphosphate and diphosphoinositol-pentakisphosphate kinase VIP2 isoform X3, which produces MEEEGGEMEKKIKIGVCVMEKKVKCGFEVLSAPMGQIMDRLQAFGEFEIIHFGDKVIAEDPIESWPICDCLIAFYSSGYPLEKAEAYAALRKPFLVNELEPQHLLHDRRKVYQRLEMYGIPVPRYALVNREFPYQELDYFSEEEDFVEVHGNRFWKPFVEKPIDGDNHSIMIYYPSSAGGGMKELFRKVGNRSSEFHPEVRRVRREGSYIYEEFMPTGGTDVKVYTVGPEYAHAEARKSPVVDGVVMRNPDGKEVRYPVLLTPNEKQMAREVCIAFRQAVCGFDLLRCEGRSYVCDVNGWSFVKNSYKYYDDAACVLRKMFLDAKAPHLSSTIPPTLPWKINEPVQPSEGLTRQGSGIIGTFGQSEELRCVITVMRHGDRTPKQKVKLKVTEEKLLNLMLKYNGGRPRSETKLKSAIQLQDLLDATRILVPRIRPGRESDSEAEDIEHAEKLRQVKAVLEEGGHFSGIYRKVQLKPLKWVKIPKSTGEAEEERPVEALMVLKYGGVLTHAGRKQAEELGRYFRNNMYPGEGTGLLRLHSTYRHDLKIYSSDEGRVQMSAAAFAKGLLDLEGQLTPILVSLVSKDSSMLDGLDNASSEMEEAKARLNEIITSSTKAANSNESPEFPWMTDGAGLPPNASELLPELVKLTKKVTEQVRLLAKDEDEELTETSSYNVIPPYDQAKALGKINIDVDRIAAGLPCGSEGFLLMYARWRKLERDLYNERKDRFDITQIPDVYDSCKYDLLHNAHLNLEGLDELFKVAQLLADGVIPNEYGINPKQKLKIGSKIARRLLGKILIDLRNTREEAISVAELKSNQDQHSTSTKNEKEDADYQSKLFIKNEDTRRTSTSEISTDHDDDDDKETKYRLDPKYANVKTPERHVRTRLYFTSESHIHSLVNVLRYCNLDESLQEEDSLVCHNALERLHKTKELDYMSYIVLRMFENTEVPLEDPKRYRIEMTYSRGADLSPLEKNDSEANSLHQEHTLPIMGPERLQEVGSYLTLEKMETMIRPFAMPAEDFPPPSTPAGFSGYFSKSAAVLERLVNLWPFHKHDKHASANGK; this is translated from the exons ATGGAAGAGGAAGGAGGAGAAATGGAGAAGAAGATAAAGATAGGAGTCTGCGTGATGGAAAAGAAGGTGAAATGCGGATTCGAG GTGCTATCAGCTCCAATGGGACAAATCATGGATAGATTACAAGCATTTGGTGAATTTGAG ATTATACATTTTGGGGATAAAGTCATTGCTGAAGATCCAATTGAGAG CTGGCCAATTTGTGATTGCCTGATTGCCTTCTACTCTTCTGGATATCCCCTTGAAAAGGCTGAGGCATATGCTGCTTTAAGGAA GCCTTTTCTAGTGAATGAATTAGAGCCACAACACCTTCTTCATGACCGAAGGAAAGTATACCAG CGTCTTGAAATGTATGGTATCCCTGTTCCACGATATGCGCTTGTGAACAGGGAATTTCCATATCAAGAGCTGGATTATTTTTCCGAGGAAGAAGATTTTGTTGAGGTTCATGGCAATCGCTTTTGGAAGCCATTTGTAGAGAAGCCTATTGATG GGGATAATCATAGTATCATGATTTATTATCCAAGCTCAGCTGGTGGGGGTATGAAGGAATTGTTTAGGAAG GTTGGTAACCGGTCAAGTGAGTTCCACCCAGAGGTTAGAAGAGTCCGACGGGAAGGctcttatatatatgaagAATTTATGCCAACAGGAGGAACAGATGTCAAG GTATATACTGTTGGCCCTGAATATGCGCATGCTGAGGCAAGGAAATCTCCTGTTGTTGATGGTGTTGTTATGAGAAACCCTGATGGAAAGGAA GTGAGGTATCCTGTTTTGCTGACACCTAATGAAAAGCAAATGGCAAGAGAGGTTTGCATTGCGTTTAGGCAAGCG GTTTGTGGGTTTGATCTCTTGCGATGTGAAGGGCGGTCATATGTTTGTGATGTGAATGGGTGGAGTTTTGTGAAAAATTCCTACAA ATATTATGATGATGCTGCTTGTGTATTGAGGAAGATGTTCTTAGATGCCAAAGCTCCTCACCTTTCATCAACAATTCCACCCACTTTACCATGGAAAATCAATGAACCAGTCCAGCCTTCAGAGGGGCTGACTCGTCAGGGAAGTGGGATTATTGGCACGTTTGGGCAGTCTGAGGAGCTACGCTGCGTGATTACTGTTATGCGACA TGGTGATAGAACTCCCAAACAGAAGGTGAAATTGAAGGTTACTGAGgaaaaactgctaaacttgaTGTTAAAATACAATGGGGGACGACCTAGATCTGAg ACAAAACTAAAAAGTGCTATTCAGTTGCAAGATCTATTAGATGCAACACGAATACTTGTACCTCGTATAAG ACCTGGTCGTGAAAGTGATAGTGAGGCAGAAGACATTGAGCATGCTGAAAAGCTTCGCCAAGTTAAAGCAGTGCTTGAGGAG GGTGGCCATTTTTCTGGCATCTATAGGAAAGTCCAACTAAAGCCACTAAAGTGGgtcaaaattccaaaaagtACCGGTGAAGCTGAGGAAGAACGGCCTGTTGAAGCTCTCATGGTTCTTAAATATGGGGGTGTTCTTACCCATGCTGGCAGAAAGCAg GCAGAAGAATTGGGTAGATACTTTCGGAATAACATGTATCCAG GTGAAGGTACAGGTCTGCTACGCCTGCATAGCACGTATCGTCATGATCTTAAAATTTACAGCTCTGATGAGGGCCGCGTGCAG ATGTCTGCAGCTGCATTTGCTAAAGGCCTCCTTGATCTGGAAGGACAGCTAACACCAATCCTG GTTTCACTTGTCAGCAAGGATTCGTCGATGTTGGATGGACTTGACAATGCCAGCAGTGAGATGGAAGAAGCTAAG GCTAGGTTGAATGAGATTATAACTTCCAGTACAAAGGCTGCTAATAGCAATGAATCCCCTGAATTTCCTTGGATGACCGATGGAGCTGGACTACCCCCAAATGCTTCTGAACTTCTTCCTGAACTG GTAAAATTGACCAAGAAGGTCACAGAACAAGTGAGACTGCTCGCCAaggatgaagatgaagaactTACAGAGACAAGCTCATATAATGTTATTCCCCCATACGATCAAGCAAAGGCCCTtggtaaaataaatatagatgtTGATCGTATTGCTGCAGGGTTGCCCTGTGGTAGTGAGGGATTCCTTTTGATGTATGCACGCTGGAGAAAACTGGAAAGAGACTTGTATAATGAACGCAAAGA CCGATTTGATATAACACAAATTCCTGATGTCTATGACTCTTGCAA ATACGATTTGTTGCACAATGCTCATCTTAATCTAGAAGGGCTGGATGAACTCTTCAAAGTTGCTCAG TTACTTGCAGATGGTGTCATCCCAAATGAGTACGGGATTAATCCAAAGCAGAAATTGAAGATTGGCTCCAAG ATTGCTCGCCGTTTGTTGGGTAAAATACTAATCGACTTGAGGAACACCCGGGAGGAAGCCATCAGTGTTGCAGAATTAAAAAGTAATCAAGACCAACATTCAACATCGACAAAGAATGAAAAGGAGGATGCAGATTATCAGTCGAAGCTTTTCATTAAGAATGAAGACACAAGAAGAACTAGCACAAGTGAAATTTCAACAGACCACGACGACGATGATGATAAAGAGACAAAATACCGTTTGGATCCAAA GTATGCAAATGTCAAGACACCCGAACGTCATGTCCGGACACGACTTTATTTTACTTCA GAATCTCATATCCATTCCCTTGTGAATGTCCTCCGTTATTGTAATTTGGATGAATCTCTTCAAGAAGAGGATAGTCTTGTTTGCCATAATGCTTTGGAGCGCCTGCACAAAACCAAGGAGCTTGATTACATGAGTTATATCGTACTGAGGATGTTTGAGAACACCGAG GTTCCATTGGAAGACCCAAAAAGGTATCGCATAGAGATGACATATAGCCGTGGTGCAGACTTGTCCCCCTTGGAG AAGAACGACAGTGAGGCCAACTCATTGCACCAGGAACATACACTGCCTATTATGGGTCCTGAAAGATTGCAAGAAGTAGGATCATATCTCACATTAGAGAAAATGGAGACGATGATTCGGCCGTTTGCCATGCCAGCAGAAGACTTTCCTCCACCTTCAACCCCTGCAGGATTCTCCGGCTACTTCTCAAAAAGTGCAGCAGTACTAGAGCGCTTGGTGAATCTTTGGCCTTTCCATAAGCATGATAAACATGCTAGTGCTAATGGAAAGTAG
- the LOC8276011 gene encoding inositol hexakisphosphate and diphosphoinositol-pentakisphosphate kinase VIP2 isoform X5, with product MRNPDGKEVRYPVLLTPNEKQMAREVCIAFRQAVCGFDLLRCEGRSYVCDVNGWSFVKNSYKYYDDAACVLRKMFLDAKAPHLSSTIPPTLPWKINEPVQPSEGLTRQGSGIIGTFGQSEELRCVITVMRHGDRTPKQKVKLKVTEEKLLNLMLKYNGGRPRSETKLKSAIQLQDLLDATRILVPRIRPGRESDSEAEDIEHAEKLRQVKAVLEEGGHFSGIYRKVQLKPLKWVKIPKSTGEAEEERPVEALMVLKYGGVLTHAGRKQAEELGRYFRNNMYPGEGTGLLRLHSTYRHDLKIYSSDEGRVQMSAAAFAKGLLDLEGQLTPILVSLVSKDSSMLDGLDNASSEMEEAKARLNEIITSSTKAANSNESPEFPWMTDGAGLPPNASELLPELVKLTKKVTEQVRLLAKDEDEELTETSSYNVIPPYDQAKALGKINIDVDRIAAGLPCGSEGFLLMYARWRKLERDLYNERKDRFDITQIPDVYDSCKYDLLHNAHLNLEGLDELFKVAQLLADGVIPNEYGINPKQKLKIGSKIARRLLGKILIDLRNTREEAISVAELKSNQDQHSTSTKNEKEDADYQSKLFIKNEDTRRTSTSEISTDHDDDDDKETKYRLDPKYANVKTPERHVRTRLYFTSESHIHSLVNVLRYCNLDESLQEEDSLVCHNALERLHKTKELDYMSYIVLRMFENTEVPLEDPKRYRIEMTYSRGADLSPLEDHGYQQDVKTEILQFVKWNDSRGDVYKLYSFFFFFFFFFQKNDSEANSLHQEHTLPIMGPERLQEVGSYLTLEKMETMIRPFAMPAEDFPPPSTPAGFSGYFSKSAAVLERLVNLWPFHKHDKHASANGK from the exons ATGAGAAACCCTGATGGAAAGGAA GTGAGGTATCCTGTTTTGCTGACACCTAATGAAAAGCAAATGGCAAGAGAGGTTTGCATTGCGTTTAGGCAAGCG GTTTGTGGGTTTGATCTCTTGCGATGTGAAGGGCGGTCATATGTTTGTGATGTGAATGGGTGGAGTTTTGTGAAAAATTCCTACAA ATATTATGATGATGCTGCTTGTGTATTGAGGAAGATGTTCTTAGATGCCAAAGCTCCTCACCTTTCATCAACAATTCCACCCACTTTACCATGGAAAATCAATGAACCAGTCCAGCCTTCAGAGGGGCTGACTCGTCAGGGAAGTGGGATTATTGGCACGTTTGGGCAGTCTGAGGAGCTACGCTGCGTGATTACTGTTATGCGACA TGGTGATAGAACTCCCAAACAGAAGGTGAAATTGAAGGTTACTGAGgaaaaactgctaaacttgaTGTTAAAATACAATGGGGGACGACCTAGATCTGAg ACAAAACTAAAAAGTGCTATTCAGTTGCAAGATCTATTAGATGCAACACGAATACTTGTACCTCGTATAAG ACCTGGTCGTGAAAGTGATAGTGAGGCAGAAGACATTGAGCATGCTGAAAAGCTTCGCCAAGTTAAAGCAGTGCTTGAGGAG GGTGGCCATTTTTCTGGCATCTATAGGAAAGTCCAACTAAAGCCACTAAAGTGGgtcaaaattccaaaaagtACCGGTGAAGCTGAGGAAGAACGGCCTGTTGAAGCTCTCATGGTTCTTAAATATGGGGGTGTTCTTACCCATGCTGGCAGAAAGCAg GCAGAAGAATTGGGTAGATACTTTCGGAATAACATGTATCCAG GTGAAGGTACAGGTCTGCTACGCCTGCATAGCACGTATCGTCATGATCTTAAAATTTACAGCTCTGATGAGGGCCGCGTGCAG ATGTCTGCAGCTGCATTTGCTAAAGGCCTCCTTGATCTGGAAGGACAGCTAACACCAATCCTG GTTTCACTTGTCAGCAAGGATTCGTCGATGTTGGATGGACTTGACAATGCCAGCAGTGAGATGGAAGAAGCTAAG GCTAGGTTGAATGAGATTATAACTTCCAGTACAAAGGCTGCTAATAGCAATGAATCCCCTGAATTTCCTTGGATGACCGATGGAGCTGGACTACCCCCAAATGCTTCTGAACTTCTTCCTGAACTG GTAAAATTGACCAAGAAGGTCACAGAACAAGTGAGACTGCTCGCCAaggatgaagatgaagaactTACAGAGACAAGCTCATATAATGTTATTCCCCCATACGATCAAGCAAAGGCCCTtggtaaaataaatatagatgtTGATCGTATTGCTGCAGGGTTGCCCTGTGGTAGTGAGGGATTCCTTTTGATGTATGCACGCTGGAGAAAACTGGAAAGAGACTTGTATAATGAACGCAAAGA CCGATTTGATATAACACAAATTCCTGATGTCTATGACTCTTGCAA ATACGATTTGTTGCACAATGCTCATCTTAATCTAGAAGGGCTGGATGAACTCTTCAAAGTTGCTCAG TTACTTGCAGATGGTGTCATCCCAAATGAGTACGGGATTAATCCAAAGCAGAAATTGAAGATTGGCTCCAAG ATTGCTCGCCGTTTGTTGGGTAAAATACTAATCGACTTGAGGAACACCCGGGAGGAAGCCATCAGTGTTGCAGAATTAAAAAGTAATCAAGACCAACATTCAACATCGACAAAGAATGAAAAGGAGGATGCAGATTATCAGTCGAAGCTTTTCATTAAGAATGAAGACACAAGAAGAACTAGCACAAGTGAAATTTCAACAGACCACGACGACGATGATGATAAAGAGACAAAATACCGTTTGGATCCAAA GTATGCAAATGTCAAGACACCCGAACGTCATGTCCGGACACGACTTTATTTTACTTCA GAATCTCATATCCATTCCCTTGTGAATGTCCTCCGTTATTGTAATTTGGATGAATCTCTTCAAGAAGAGGATAGTCTTGTTTGCCATAATGCTTTGGAGCGCCTGCACAAAACCAAGGAGCTTGATTACATGAGTTATATCGTACTGAGGATGTTTGAGAACACCGAG GTTCCATTGGAAGACCCAAAAAGGTATCGCATAGAGATGACATATAGCCGTGGTGCAGACTTGTCCCCCTTGGAG GATCATGGTTATCAGCAAGATGTCAAGACAGAAATACTTCAATTTGTGAAGTGGAATGATTCCAGGGGTGATGTTTACAAGCTctactcttttttctttttctttttcttttttttccagAAGAACGACAGTGAGGCCAACTCATTGCACCAGGAACATACACTGCCTATTATGGGTCCTGAAAGATTGCAAGAAGTAGGATCATATCTCACATTAGAGAAAATGGAGACGATGATTCGGCCGTTTGCCATGCCAGCAGAAGACTTTCCTCCACCTTCAACCCCTGCAGGATTCTCCGGCTACTTCTCAAAAAGTGCAGCAGTACTAGAGCGCTTGGTGAATCTTTGGCCTTTCCATAAGCATGATAAACATGCTAGTGCTAATGGAAAGTAG
- the LOC8276011 gene encoding inositol hexakisphosphate and diphosphoinositol-pentakisphosphate kinase VIP2 isoform X1: MEEEGGEMEKKIKIGVCVMEKKVKCGFEVLSAPMGQIMDRLQAFGEFEIIHFGDKVIAEDPIESWPICDCLIAFYSSGYPLEKAEAYAALRKPFLVNELEPQHLLHDRRKVYQRLEMYGIPVPRYALVNREFPYQELDYFSEEEDFVEVHGNRFWKPFVEKPIDGDNHSIMIYYPSSAGGGMKELFRKVGNRSSEFHPEVRRVRREGSYIYEEFMPTGGTDVKVYTVGPEYAHAEARKSPVVDGVVMRNPDGKEVRYPVLLTPNEKQMAREVCIAFRQAVCGFDLLRCEGRSYVCDVNGWSFVKNSYKYYDDAACVLRKMFLDAKAPHLSSTIPPTLPWKINEPVQPSEGLTRQGSGIIGTFGQSEELRCVITVMRHGDRTPKQKVKLKVTEEKLLNLMLKYNGGRPRSETKLKSAIQLQDLLDATRILVPRIRPGRESDSEAEDIEHAEKLRQVKAVLEEGGHFSGIYRKVQLKPLKWVKIPKSTGEAEEERPVEALMVLKYGGVLTHAGRKQAEELGRYFRNNMYPGEGTGLLRLHSTYRHDLKIYSSDEGRVQMSAAAFAKGLLDLEGQLTPILVSLVSKDSSMLDGLDNASSEMEEAKARLNEIITSSTKAANSNESPEFPWMTDGAGLPPNASELLPELVKLTKKVTEQVRLLAKDEDEELTETSSYNVIPPYDQAKALGKINIDVDRIAAGLPCGSEGFLLMYARWRKLERDLYNERKDRFDITQIPDVYDSCKYDLLHNAHLNLEGLDELFKVAQLLADGVIPNEYGINPKQKLKIGSKIARRLLGKILIDLRNTREEAISVAELKSNQDQHSTSTKNEKEDADYQSKLFIKNEDTRRTSTSEISTDHDDDDDKETKYRLDPKYANVKTPERHVRTRLYFTSESHIHSLVNVLRYCNLDESLQEEDSLVCHNALERLHKTKELDYMSYIVLRMFENTEVPLEDPKRYRIEMTYSRGADLSPLEDHGYQQDVKTEILQFVKWNDSRGDVYKLYSFFFFFFFFFQKNDSEANSLHQEHTLPIMGPERLQEVGSYLTLEKMETMIRPFAMPAEDFPPPSTPAGFSGYFSKSAAVLERLVNLWPFHKHDKHASANGK; this comes from the exons ATGGAAGAGGAAGGAGGAGAAATGGAGAAGAAGATAAAGATAGGAGTCTGCGTGATGGAAAAGAAGGTGAAATGCGGATTCGAG GTGCTATCAGCTCCAATGGGACAAATCATGGATAGATTACAAGCATTTGGTGAATTTGAG ATTATACATTTTGGGGATAAAGTCATTGCTGAAGATCCAATTGAGAG CTGGCCAATTTGTGATTGCCTGATTGCCTTCTACTCTTCTGGATATCCCCTTGAAAAGGCTGAGGCATATGCTGCTTTAAGGAA GCCTTTTCTAGTGAATGAATTAGAGCCACAACACCTTCTTCATGACCGAAGGAAAGTATACCAG CGTCTTGAAATGTATGGTATCCCTGTTCCACGATATGCGCTTGTGAACAGGGAATTTCCATATCAAGAGCTGGATTATTTTTCCGAGGAAGAAGATTTTGTTGAGGTTCATGGCAATCGCTTTTGGAAGCCATTTGTAGAGAAGCCTATTGATG GGGATAATCATAGTATCATGATTTATTATCCAAGCTCAGCTGGTGGGGGTATGAAGGAATTGTTTAGGAAG GTTGGTAACCGGTCAAGTGAGTTCCACCCAGAGGTTAGAAGAGTCCGACGGGAAGGctcttatatatatgaagAATTTATGCCAACAGGAGGAACAGATGTCAAG GTATATACTGTTGGCCCTGAATATGCGCATGCTGAGGCAAGGAAATCTCCTGTTGTTGATGGTGTTGTTATGAGAAACCCTGATGGAAAGGAA GTGAGGTATCCTGTTTTGCTGACACCTAATGAAAAGCAAATGGCAAGAGAGGTTTGCATTGCGTTTAGGCAAGCG GTTTGTGGGTTTGATCTCTTGCGATGTGAAGGGCGGTCATATGTTTGTGATGTGAATGGGTGGAGTTTTGTGAAAAATTCCTACAA ATATTATGATGATGCTGCTTGTGTATTGAGGAAGATGTTCTTAGATGCCAAAGCTCCTCACCTTTCATCAACAATTCCACCCACTTTACCATGGAAAATCAATGAACCAGTCCAGCCTTCAGAGGGGCTGACTCGTCAGGGAAGTGGGATTATTGGCACGTTTGGGCAGTCTGAGGAGCTACGCTGCGTGATTACTGTTATGCGACA TGGTGATAGAACTCCCAAACAGAAGGTGAAATTGAAGGTTACTGAGgaaaaactgctaaacttgaTGTTAAAATACAATGGGGGACGACCTAGATCTGAg ACAAAACTAAAAAGTGCTATTCAGTTGCAAGATCTATTAGATGCAACACGAATACTTGTACCTCGTATAAG ACCTGGTCGTGAAAGTGATAGTGAGGCAGAAGACATTGAGCATGCTGAAAAGCTTCGCCAAGTTAAAGCAGTGCTTGAGGAG GGTGGCCATTTTTCTGGCATCTATAGGAAAGTCCAACTAAAGCCACTAAAGTGGgtcaaaattccaaaaagtACCGGTGAAGCTGAGGAAGAACGGCCTGTTGAAGCTCTCATGGTTCTTAAATATGGGGGTGTTCTTACCCATGCTGGCAGAAAGCAg GCAGAAGAATTGGGTAGATACTTTCGGAATAACATGTATCCAG GTGAAGGTACAGGTCTGCTACGCCTGCATAGCACGTATCGTCATGATCTTAAAATTTACAGCTCTGATGAGGGCCGCGTGCAG ATGTCTGCAGCTGCATTTGCTAAAGGCCTCCTTGATCTGGAAGGACAGCTAACACCAATCCTG GTTTCACTTGTCAGCAAGGATTCGTCGATGTTGGATGGACTTGACAATGCCAGCAGTGAGATGGAAGAAGCTAAG GCTAGGTTGAATGAGATTATAACTTCCAGTACAAAGGCTGCTAATAGCAATGAATCCCCTGAATTTCCTTGGATGACCGATGGAGCTGGACTACCCCCAAATGCTTCTGAACTTCTTCCTGAACTG GTAAAATTGACCAAGAAGGTCACAGAACAAGTGAGACTGCTCGCCAaggatgaagatgaagaactTACAGAGACAAGCTCATATAATGTTATTCCCCCATACGATCAAGCAAAGGCCCTtggtaaaataaatatagatgtTGATCGTATTGCTGCAGGGTTGCCCTGTGGTAGTGAGGGATTCCTTTTGATGTATGCACGCTGGAGAAAACTGGAAAGAGACTTGTATAATGAACGCAAAGA CCGATTTGATATAACACAAATTCCTGATGTCTATGACTCTTGCAA ATACGATTTGTTGCACAATGCTCATCTTAATCTAGAAGGGCTGGATGAACTCTTCAAAGTTGCTCAG TTACTTGCAGATGGTGTCATCCCAAATGAGTACGGGATTAATCCAAAGCAGAAATTGAAGATTGGCTCCAAG ATTGCTCGCCGTTTGTTGGGTAAAATACTAATCGACTTGAGGAACACCCGGGAGGAAGCCATCAGTGTTGCAGAATTAAAAAGTAATCAAGACCAACATTCAACATCGACAAAGAATGAAAAGGAGGATGCAGATTATCAGTCGAAGCTTTTCATTAAGAATGAAGACACAAGAAGAACTAGCACAAGTGAAATTTCAACAGACCACGACGACGATGATGATAAAGAGACAAAATACCGTTTGGATCCAAA GTATGCAAATGTCAAGACACCCGAACGTCATGTCCGGACACGACTTTATTTTACTTCA GAATCTCATATCCATTCCCTTGTGAATGTCCTCCGTTATTGTAATTTGGATGAATCTCTTCAAGAAGAGGATAGTCTTGTTTGCCATAATGCTTTGGAGCGCCTGCACAAAACCAAGGAGCTTGATTACATGAGTTATATCGTACTGAGGATGTTTGAGAACACCGAG GTTCCATTGGAAGACCCAAAAAGGTATCGCATAGAGATGACATATAGCCGTGGTGCAGACTTGTCCCCCTTGGAG GATCATGGTTATCAGCAAGATGTCAAGACAGAAATACTTCAATTTGTGAAGTGGAATGATTCCAGGGGTGATGTTTACAAGCTctactcttttttctttttctttttcttttttttccagAAGAACGACAGTGAGGCCAACTCATTGCACCAGGAACATACACTGCCTATTATGGGTCCTGAAAGATTGCAAGAAGTAGGATCATATCTCACATTAGAGAAAATGGAGACGATGATTCGGCCGTTTGCCATGCCAGCAGAAGACTTTCCTCCACCTTCAACCCCTGCAGGATTCTCCGGCTACTTCTCAAAAAGTGCAGCAGTACTAGAGCGCTTGGTGAATCTTTGGCCTTTCCATAAGCATGATAAACATGCTAGTGCTAATGGAAAGTAG